Proteins encoded within one genomic window of Cyprinus carpio isolate SPL01 chromosome B22, ASM1834038v1, whole genome shotgun sequence:
- the LOC109046983 gene encoding vitellogenin isoform X2 — protein MRAVVLALTLAFVASQQINLEFALDKTYVYNYEALLLGGLPQEGLARAGIKVNSKVHLSAVTENTFLMKLMDPLIYEYAGIWPKDPFVPATKLTSALAAQLQIPIKFEYTNGVVGKVFAPAGVSPTVLNLHRGILNILQLNLKKTQNIYELQEAGAQGVCRTHYVINEDPKSNHITVTKSKDLSHCQERIMKDIGLAYTERCSECTKRVKSLIEMATYNYIMKPSSTGALITEATVEEVHQFSPFNEIHGAAMMEAKQRLAFVEIEKTPVVPNKDDYLARGSLQYEFATEILQTPIQLIKISNAPVQIVEVLKHLVVNNVAMVHDDAPLKFVQLIQLLRVSTLENIEAIWTQFKNEPAYRRWILDALPAVGTPVIVKFIKEKFLAGELTLPEFIQALVVALQMITADLDTIQLTASLAMHEKIAKIPALREVVMLGYGSMIARHCVAVPTCSAELLRPIHEIAAEATSKNDIHEITLALKVLGNAGHPASLKPIMKLLPGLRTAATSLPLRVQVDAILALRNIAKKEPKLVQPVALQLVLDRALHPEVRMVACIVLFETKPSVALMSSLAGSLKTETNMQVASFTYSHIKSLTRITAPDMAAVAGAAHVAIKLLSHKLDRLSFRFSRALKFDIYQSPLMIGAAGSAYMINDAATILPRAVVAKARAYLAGAAADVLEIGVRTEGIQEALLKSPAADESVDRITKIKRTLRALINWKALPTSQPLASAYVKLFGQEVAFARIDRAIIEQAISLATGPKSHELLKAALKALQEGTALQYAKPLLAAEVRRILPTAVGLPMELSLYTAAVAAASINIQATITPPLPEEIETMTLEQLKKTDVQLQAEARPSIALQTFAVMGVNTALIQAAVMARGKIRTIAPGKVAARADILKGNYKVEALPVEVPEHIAAVSFETLAVARNIEDPTAERIVPLVPELSLQNRQTHLAGSSSEILDPEMPHDAPLRAPAPFDKTLCLAVPYIGIKGCVEVHSHNAAFIRNDPLYYIIGQHSARATVSRAEGPAVERLELEVQVGPRAAERLLKQISLIDEETPEGKAFLLKLREILETEDKNRPVSSESNSNSSSSSSSSGSSMSSSRVTKAANTMHPFKKFHKDQYMVHHGSSKAVSSGSTASSFERIQKQAKYLGNAVPPVFAIIARAVRVDHKLLGYQLAAFFDKPTARVQLIVSSIAENDNWKLCADGVLLSKHKVTTKVAWGTECQQYAVITKAEAGILGEFPAVRLELEWEMLPILITNYAKKLSKHIPMAALQTGFRFERAKNSEKEIELTVALPSKRSLNVIVRVPEMTLSRMAIPLPVTIPINPDGTLSVHIDQDILFRVQNYIYDYTTAQCSMMQDTITTFNNRRYKNEMPISCYQVLAQDCTPELKFVVLLKKDQESEKNHLNIKLADINVDLYALGTHAKVKINEMEVPISSLPYQHPSGSIQIREKADGLSLYASGHGLQEVYFASGHWKIQVADWMKGRTCGLCGKADGEIRQEYTTPSGYLTKSSVSFAHSWVLPAESCRDASQCRMKLESVKLEKQVILNGQESKCYSVEPVLRCLPGCAPIRTTPVTIGYHCLSTLSNLNMLDGIYEKSVDLRETTDAHVACRCSEQCA, from the exons GCTGGAGCTCAGGGAGTGTGCAGGACACACTATGTCATAAATGAGGATCCAAAGTCAAACCACATTACTGTCACCAAGTCTAAGGATCTGAGCCACTGCCAGGAGAGAATCATGAAGGACATTGGCTTGGCATACACTGAGAGGTGTTCTGAATGCACaaag AGGGTCAAGAGTCTGATTGAAATGGCAACTTACAACTACATCATGAAACCGTCTTCCACTGGTGCACTGATCACTGAGGCTACAGTTGAGGAAGTGCATCAGTTCTCACCCTTCAATGAGATCCATGGTGCAGCAATGATGGAAGCAAA acaAAGGTTGGCTTTTGTTGAGATTGAAAAGACCCCTGTTGTTCCAAACAAAGATGATTACTTGGCTCGTGGATCCCTGCAATATGAGTTTGCAACTGAGATTCTTCAGACCCCCATACAACTCATAAAGATCAGCAATGCACCAGTGCAG ATTGTGGAGGTGCTGAAGCACTTGGTTGTGAACAATGTGGCCATGGTCCATGACGACGCTCCACTTAAGTTTGTTCAGCTCATCCAGCTCCTGCGTGTTTCCACCCTGGAGAATATTGAGGCTATCTGGACTCAGTTTAAGAATGAACCAGCTTACAG GCGCTGGATTCTAGATGCTCTTCCTGCTGTTGGCACACCAGTCATTGTAAAATTCATCAAGGAGAAGTTCCTGGCTGGTGAACTTACCCTTCCAGAGTTCATTCAGGCTCTTGTGGTTGCTCTGCAAATGATCACTGCTGATTTGGACACCATCCAGTTGACTGCT AGTTTGGCTATGCATGAGAAAATCGCCAAAATCCCAGCTCTGCGTGAAGTTGTAATGCTTGGATATGGTTCCATGATTGCCAGGCACTGTGTTGCAGTTCCCACTTGCTCTGCTGAGCTCCTCAGG CCCATCCATGAGATTGCTGCAGAGGCAACTTCTAAGAATGATATTCATGAAATCACTTTGGCTCTTAAAGTTCTGGGCAATGCTGGTCACCCTGCTAGTCTTAAACCCATCATGAAGCTCCTGCCTGGACTGAGAACTGCAGCTACATCTCTGCCCCTTAGAGTCCAGGTTGATGCCATCTTGGCCCTGAGGAACATTGCCAAGAAAGAACCCAAACTG GTTCAGCCAGTGGCCCTGCAGCTTGTTTTGGATAGAGCTCTCCACCCAGAAGTGCGCATGGTTGCTTGTATTGTGTTGTTTGAAACCAAGCCCTCAGTGGCTCTCATGTCAAGTCTTGCTGGTTCTTTAAAGACTGAAACTAACATGCAGGTTGCAAGCTTTACCTATTCCCACATCAAGTCATTGACCAGAATCACTGCTCCTGATATGGCAGCTGT TGCTGGTGCAGCTCATGTTGCTATCAAGCTTTTGAGTCACAAGCTGGACAGGCTTAGTTTCCGTTTCAGCAGAGCTCTTAAGTTTGACATCTATCAAT CTCCTCTTATGATTGGAGCTGCTGGCAGTGCCTACATGATCAATGATGCTGCCACCATCCTGCCCAGAGCTGTTGTAGCTAAAGCACGTGCTTATCTGGCTGGAGCTGCTGCTGATGTTCTTGAG ATTGGTGTGAGAACTGAAGGAATCCAGGAGGCTCTTCTGAAATCTCCTGCTGCAGATGAAAGTGTTGACCGTATCACAAAGATTAAGCGCACCCTGAGAGCA CTCATAAATTGGAAGGCTCTCCCAACCAGTCAGCCACTGGCTTCAGCCTATGTCAAACTGTTTGGACAGGAGGTGGCTTTTGCCAGAATTGACAGGGCCATCATTGAACAAGCAATATCG CTTGCCACTGGACCCAAATCACATGAATTGTTGAAGGCGGCTCTTAAAGCTTTGCAGGAAGGAACTGCCTTGCAGTATGCCAAACCCCTGCTTGCAGCTGAAGTGCGTCGTATCTTGCCAACAGCAGTTGGTTTGCCCATGGAGCTCAGTTTGTacactgctgctgttgctgctgcatcCATCAATA TTCAGGCCACCATTACACCACCTCTCCCGGAGGAGATTGAGACCATGACTCTTGAGCAGCTGAAGAAGACTGATGTTCAACTCCAAGCTGAAGCTAGACCAAG TATTGCTCTCCAGACCTTTGCTGTGATGGGAGTGAACACTGCCTTGATCCAAGCTGCTGTTATGGCGAGAGGAAAGATCCGTACAATTGCACCTGGAAAAGTGGCTGCAAGAGCAGACATTCTCAAGGGCAACTACAAGGTGGAGGCTCTGCCTGTTGAGGTCCCTGAACATATTGCTGCTGTGAG CTTTGAGACTCTTGCTGTGGCCAGAAATATCGAAGATCCTACTGCTGAGAGGATTGTTCCATTGGTACCGGAGTTGTCACTGCAAAACCGTCAGACACATCTTGCTGGATCG tcctCTGAGATCCTTGATCCTGAGATGCCACATGATGCTCCTTTGAGAGCTCCTGCTCCATTTGACAAGACTCTCTGCCTTGCTGTCCCATATATTGGAATCAAGGGATGTGTGGAGGTGCACTCTCACAATGCTGCTTTTATCAGAAATGATCCTCTGTACTACATAATTGGACAACACTCAGCCCGTGCTACAGTGTCAAGAG CGGAAGGTCCTGCTGTTGAAAGACTGGAGCTTGAAGTCCAAGTTGGTCCTAGAGCTGCCGAGAGGCTCCTTAAGCAAATCAGTCTCATTGATGAGGAGACTCCAGAAGGAAAGGCCTTCTTGTTGAAATTGAGGGAAATCCTGGAGACTGAAGATAAAAACAGGCCCGTCTCTTCTGAAagcaacagcaacagcagcagcagcagcagcagttcaGGTTCTTCCATGTCCAGCTCTCGTGTGACTAAG GCTGCCAATACCATGCACCCCTTCAAGAAATTCCACAAAGATCAG TACATGGTACACCATGGATCCTCAAAGGCAGTTAGCAGTGGAAGCACTGCATCTAGTTTTGAGCGTATCCAGAAACAG GCTAAATATCTTGGGAATGCTGTTCCACCTGTTTTTGCTATCATTGCCCGTGCTGTTAGAGTAGATCACAAGTTGTTGGGTTACCAGCTTGCAGCTTTCTTTGACAAACCAACTGCAAGGGTGCAGCTCATTGTTTCTTCCATCGCTGAAAATGACAACTGGAAGTTGTGTGCTGATGGTGTCCTGCTGAGCAAGCACAAAGTCACT accaAGGTTGCCTGGGGTACAGAGTGTCAACAATATGCAGTCATTACTAAAGCTGAAGCTGGGATCCTTGGAGAATTCCCTGCTGTCCGTCTAGAGTTGGAATGGGAGATGCTTCCAATTTTAATCACCAACTATGCCAAAAA GCTGTCTAAGCATATTCCTATGGCAGCATTACAGACAGGGTTCAGGTTTGAAAGAGCCAAAAACAGTGAGAAAGAGATTGAACTGACTGTGGCCTTGCCCAGTAAAAGGTCTCTGAATGTCATAGTAAGGGTTCCAGAG ATGACACTGTCAAGGATGGCTATTCCTCTCCCTGTCACTATACCCATCAATCCTGATGGAACTCTTTCTGTTCATATTGATCAAGACATTCTGTTCAGAGTCCAGAACTATATCTATGATTACACCACAG CACAATGCAGCATGATGCAGGACACAATCACTACGTTCAACAACAGGAGGTACAAGAACGAAATGCCCATTTCTTGCTACCAAGTCTTGGCTCAGGACTGCACACCTGAGCTGAAATTCGTTGTTCTCTTGAAGAAGGATCAGGAGTCTGAAAAAAACCACCTGAACATTAAACTTGCTGACAT CAATGTCGACCTGTATGCTTTGGGCACCCATGCAAaagttaaaattaatgaaatggaAGTGCCCATCAGCAGCCTTCCCTACCAGCATCCCTCAG GCTCCATCCAGATCCGGGAGAAGGCTGATGGTTTGTCACTTTATGCTTCTGGTCATGGGCTTCAGGAAGTCTACTTTGCCAGTGGTCATTGGAAG ATCCAAGTTGCAGACTGGATGAAAGGACGGACTTGTGGACTCTGTGGAAAGGCTGATGGAGAGATCAGACAGGAGTACACCACACCCAGTGGATACCTGACCAAGAGTTCAGTCAGCTTTGCCCACTCATGGGTGCTTCCTGCTGAAAGCTGCCGTGATGCCAGCC AATGCCGCATGAAACTTGAATCTGTGAAGCTGGAGAAGCAGGTGATATTGAATGGCCAGGAATCTAAATGCTACTCTGTTGAGCCTGTGCTGCGCTGTCTGCCAGGCTGTGCACCAATCAGAACCACTCCTGTCACTATTGGATACCACTGCCTTTCCACAC TCTCTAACCTCAACATGCTTGATGGAATCTATGAAAAGAGTGTAGACTTGAGAGAGACTACAGATGCTCATGTGGCCTGTCGCTGCAGTGAACAGTGTGCTTAA
- the LOC109046983 gene encoding vitellogenin isoform X1, with translation MRAVVLALTLAFVASQQINLVPEFALDKTYVYNYEALLLGGLPQEGLARAGIKVNSKVHLSAVTENTFLMKLMDPLIYEYAGIWPKDPFVPATKLTSALAAQLQIPIKFEYTNGVVGKVFAPAGVSPTVLNLHRGILNILQLNLKKTQNIYELQEAGAQGVCRTHYVINEDPKSNHITVTKSKDLSHCQERIMKDIGLAYTERCSECTKRVKSLIEMATYNYIMKPSSTGALITEATVEEVHQFSPFNEIHGAAMMEAKQRLAFVEIEKTPVVPNKDDYLARGSLQYEFATEILQTPIQLIKISNAPVQIVEVLKHLVVNNVAMVHDDAPLKFVQLIQLLRVSTLENIEAIWTQFKNEPAYRRWILDALPAVGTPVIVKFIKEKFLAGELTLPEFIQALVVALQMITADLDTIQLTASLAMHEKIAKIPALREVVMLGYGSMIARHCVAVPTCSAELLRPIHEIAAEATSKNDIHEITLALKVLGNAGHPASLKPIMKLLPGLRTAATSLPLRVQVDAILALRNIAKKEPKLVQPVALQLVLDRALHPEVRMVACIVLFETKPSVALMSSLAGSLKTETNMQVASFTYSHIKSLTRITAPDMAAVAGAAHVAIKLLSHKLDRLSFRFSRALKFDIYQSPLMIGAAGSAYMINDAATILPRAVVAKARAYLAGAAADVLEIGVRTEGIQEALLKSPAADESVDRITKIKRTLRALINWKALPTSQPLASAYVKLFGQEVAFARIDRAIIEQAISLATGPKSHELLKAALKALQEGTALQYAKPLLAAEVRRILPTAVGLPMELSLYTAAVAAASINIQATITPPLPEEIETMTLEQLKKTDVQLQAEARPSIALQTFAVMGVNTALIQAAVMARGKIRTIAPGKVAARADILKGNYKVEALPVEVPEHIAAVSFETLAVARNIEDPTAERIVPLVPELSLQNRQTHLAGSSSEILDPEMPHDAPLRAPAPFDKTLCLAVPYIGIKGCVEVHSHNAAFIRNDPLYYIIGQHSARATVSRAEGPAVERLELEVQVGPRAAERLLKQISLIDEETPEGKAFLLKLREILETEDKNRPVSSESNSNSSSSSSSSGSSMSSSRVTKAANTMHPFKKFHKDQYMVHHGSSKAVSSGSTASSFERIQKQAKYLGNAVPPVFAIIARAVRVDHKLLGYQLAAFFDKPTARVQLIVSSIAENDNWKLCADGVLLSKHKVTTKVAWGTECQQYAVITKAEAGILGEFPAVRLELEWEMLPILITNYAKKLSKHIPMAALQTGFRFERAKNSEKEIELTVALPSKRSLNVIVRVPEMTLSRMAIPLPVTIPINPDGTLSVHIDQDILFRVQNYIYDYTTAQCSMMQDTITTFNNRRYKNEMPISCYQVLAQDCTPELKFVVLLKKDQESEKNHLNIKLADINVDLYALGTHAKVKINEMEVPISSLPYQHPSGSIQIREKADGLSLYASGHGLQEVYFASGHWKIQVADWMKGRTCGLCGKADGEIRQEYTTPSGYLTKSSVSFAHSWVLPAESCRDASQCRMKLESVKLEKQVILNGQESKCYSVEPVLRCLPGCAPIRTTPVTIGYHCLSTLSNLNMLDGIYEKSVDLRETTDAHVACRCSEQCA, from the exons GCTGGAGCTCAGGGAGTGTGCAGGACACACTATGTCATAAATGAGGATCCAAAGTCAAACCACATTACTGTCACCAAGTCTAAGGATCTGAGCCACTGCCAGGAGAGAATCATGAAGGACATTGGCTTGGCATACACTGAGAGGTGTTCTGAATGCACaaag AGGGTCAAGAGTCTGATTGAAATGGCAACTTACAACTACATCATGAAACCGTCTTCCACTGGTGCACTGATCACTGAGGCTACAGTTGAGGAAGTGCATCAGTTCTCACCCTTCAATGAGATCCATGGTGCAGCAATGATGGAAGCAAA acaAAGGTTGGCTTTTGTTGAGATTGAAAAGACCCCTGTTGTTCCAAACAAAGATGATTACTTGGCTCGTGGATCCCTGCAATATGAGTTTGCAACTGAGATTCTTCAGACCCCCATACAACTCATAAAGATCAGCAATGCACCAGTGCAG ATTGTGGAGGTGCTGAAGCACTTGGTTGTGAACAATGTGGCCATGGTCCATGACGACGCTCCACTTAAGTTTGTTCAGCTCATCCAGCTCCTGCGTGTTTCCACCCTGGAGAATATTGAGGCTATCTGGACTCAGTTTAAGAATGAACCAGCTTACAG GCGCTGGATTCTAGATGCTCTTCCTGCTGTTGGCACACCAGTCATTGTAAAATTCATCAAGGAGAAGTTCCTGGCTGGTGAACTTACCCTTCCAGAGTTCATTCAGGCTCTTGTGGTTGCTCTGCAAATGATCACTGCTGATTTGGACACCATCCAGTTGACTGCT AGTTTGGCTATGCATGAGAAAATCGCCAAAATCCCAGCTCTGCGTGAAGTTGTAATGCTTGGATATGGTTCCATGATTGCCAGGCACTGTGTTGCAGTTCCCACTTGCTCTGCTGAGCTCCTCAGG CCCATCCATGAGATTGCTGCAGAGGCAACTTCTAAGAATGATATTCATGAAATCACTTTGGCTCTTAAAGTTCTGGGCAATGCTGGTCACCCTGCTAGTCTTAAACCCATCATGAAGCTCCTGCCTGGACTGAGAACTGCAGCTACATCTCTGCCCCTTAGAGTCCAGGTTGATGCCATCTTGGCCCTGAGGAACATTGCCAAGAAAGAACCCAAACTG GTTCAGCCAGTGGCCCTGCAGCTTGTTTTGGATAGAGCTCTCCACCCAGAAGTGCGCATGGTTGCTTGTATTGTGTTGTTTGAAACCAAGCCCTCAGTGGCTCTCATGTCAAGTCTTGCTGGTTCTTTAAAGACTGAAACTAACATGCAGGTTGCAAGCTTTACCTATTCCCACATCAAGTCATTGACCAGAATCACTGCTCCTGATATGGCAGCTGT TGCTGGTGCAGCTCATGTTGCTATCAAGCTTTTGAGTCACAAGCTGGACAGGCTTAGTTTCCGTTTCAGCAGAGCTCTTAAGTTTGACATCTATCAAT CTCCTCTTATGATTGGAGCTGCTGGCAGTGCCTACATGATCAATGATGCTGCCACCATCCTGCCCAGAGCTGTTGTAGCTAAAGCACGTGCTTATCTGGCTGGAGCTGCTGCTGATGTTCTTGAG ATTGGTGTGAGAACTGAAGGAATCCAGGAGGCTCTTCTGAAATCTCCTGCTGCAGATGAAAGTGTTGACCGTATCACAAAGATTAAGCGCACCCTGAGAGCA CTCATAAATTGGAAGGCTCTCCCAACCAGTCAGCCACTGGCTTCAGCCTATGTCAAACTGTTTGGACAGGAGGTGGCTTTTGCCAGAATTGACAGGGCCATCATTGAACAAGCAATATCG CTTGCCACTGGACCCAAATCACATGAATTGTTGAAGGCGGCTCTTAAAGCTTTGCAGGAAGGAACTGCCTTGCAGTATGCCAAACCCCTGCTTGCAGCTGAAGTGCGTCGTATCTTGCCAACAGCAGTTGGTTTGCCCATGGAGCTCAGTTTGTacactgctgctgttgctgctgcatcCATCAATA TTCAGGCCACCATTACACCACCTCTCCCGGAGGAGATTGAGACCATGACTCTTGAGCAGCTGAAGAAGACTGATGTTCAACTCCAAGCTGAAGCTAGACCAAG TATTGCTCTCCAGACCTTTGCTGTGATGGGAGTGAACACTGCCTTGATCCAAGCTGCTGTTATGGCGAGAGGAAAGATCCGTACAATTGCACCTGGAAAAGTGGCTGCAAGAGCAGACATTCTCAAGGGCAACTACAAGGTGGAGGCTCTGCCTGTTGAGGTCCCTGAACATATTGCTGCTGTGAG CTTTGAGACTCTTGCTGTGGCCAGAAATATCGAAGATCCTACTGCTGAGAGGATTGTTCCATTGGTACCGGAGTTGTCACTGCAAAACCGTCAGACACATCTTGCTGGATCG tcctCTGAGATCCTTGATCCTGAGATGCCACATGATGCTCCTTTGAGAGCTCCTGCTCCATTTGACAAGACTCTCTGCCTTGCTGTCCCATATATTGGAATCAAGGGATGTGTGGAGGTGCACTCTCACAATGCTGCTTTTATCAGAAATGATCCTCTGTACTACATAATTGGACAACACTCAGCCCGTGCTACAGTGTCAAGAG CGGAAGGTCCTGCTGTTGAAAGACTGGAGCTTGAAGTCCAAGTTGGTCCTAGAGCTGCCGAGAGGCTCCTTAAGCAAATCAGTCTCATTGATGAGGAGACTCCAGAAGGAAAGGCCTTCTTGTTGAAATTGAGGGAAATCCTGGAGACTGAAGATAAAAACAGGCCCGTCTCTTCTGAAagcaacagcaacagcagcagcagcagcagcagttcaGGTTCTTCCATGTCCAGCTCTCGTGTGACTAAG GCTGCCAATACCATGCACCCCTTCAAGAAATTCCACAAAGATCAG TACATGGTACACCATGGATCCTCAAAGGCAGTTAGCAGTGGAAGCACTGCATCTAGTTTTGAGCGTATCCAGAAACAG GCTAAATATCTTGGGAATGCTGTTCCACCTGTTTTTGCTATCATTGCCCGTGCTGTTAGAGTAGATCACAAGTTGTTGGGTTACCAGCTTGCAGCTTTCTTTGACAAACCAACTGCAAGGGTGCAGCTCATTGTTTCTTCCATCGCTGAAAATGACAACTGGAAGTTGTGTGCTGATGGTGTCCTGCTGAGCAAGCACAAAGTCACT accaAGGTTGCCTGGGGTACAGAGTGTCAACAATATGCAGTCATTACTAAAGCTGAAGCTGGGATCCTTGGAGAATTCCCTGCTGTCCGTCTAGAGTTGGAATGGGAGATGCTTCCAATTTTAATCACCAACTATGCCAAAAA GCTGTCTAAGCATATTCCTATGGCAGCATTACAGACAGGGTTCAGGTTTGAAAGAGCCAAAAACAGTGAGAAAGAGATTGAACTGACTGTGGCCTTGCCCAGTAAAAGGTCTCTGAATGTCATAGTAAGGGTTCCAGAG ATGACACTGTCAAGGATGGCTATTCCTCTCCCTGTCACTATACCCATCAATCCTGATGGAACTCTTTCTGTTCATATTGATCAAGACATTCTGTTCAGAGTCCAGAACTATATCTATGATTACACCACAG CACAATGCAGCATGATGCAGGACACAATCACTACGTTCAACAACAGGAGGTACAAGAACGAAATGCCCATTTCTTGCTACCAAGTCTTGGCTCAGGACTGCACACCTGAGCTGAAATTCGTTGTTCTCTTGAAGAAGGATCAGGAGTCTGAAAAAAACCACCTGAACATTAAACTTGCTGACAT CAATGTCGACCTGTATGCTTTGGGCACCCATGCAAaagttaaaattaatgaaatggaAGTGCCCATCAGCAGCCTTCCCTACCAGCATCCCTCAG GCTCCATCCAGATCCGGGAGAAGGCTGATGGTTTGTCACTTTATGCTTCTGGTCATGGGCTTCAGGAAGTCTACTTTGCCAGTGGTCATTGGAAG ATCCAAGTTGCAGACTGGATGAAAGGACGGACTTGTGGACTCTGTGGAAAGGCTGATGGAGAGATCAGACAGGAGTACACCACACCCAGTGGATACCTGACCAAGAGTTCAGTCAGCTTTGCCCACTCATGGGTGCTTCCTGCTGAAAGCTGCCGTGATGCCAGCC AATGCCGCATGAAACTTGAATCTGTGAAGCTGGAGAAGCAGGTGATATTGAATGGCCAGGAATCTAAATGCTACTCTGTTGAGCCTGTGCTGCGCTGTCTGCCAGGCTGTGCACCAATCAGAACCACTCCTGTCACTATTGGATACCACTGCCTTTCCACAC TCTCTAACCTCAACATGCTTGATGGAATCTATGAAAAGAGTGTAGACTTGAGAGAGACTACAGATGCTCATGTGGCCTGTCGCTGCAGTGAACAGTGTGCTTAA